GTCTTCCACCGGGGGCTCCGCGTGCTCCCCCTGACCCTGGGCGTGCCCGAGCAGGCCACCGTGGAGGACCTCCAGCGCACCTCCGTGACCCTCAGGTACTGTAGGGgtggtgggcgatatgacgatatgaaatcgtgatatcgagtacaagagTTCAAGATCGTCtcaaatctgccaaagtggagaaatagTATACAGTAGATTGTCTTGCAGTTAGGATGTTTAATATCAGTATCAGAGTATATTTCATATGTGCTCtttgagtgtcatcagtgtgtttacatttaatgaattgctaattacaaattgcaagtatataaaatgcctgtttttttGTTCCATTTTTTCAAAGGaagatcgtgattaaaaaaaaaaaatcaaaatcgagattttatgtaaaaaaaatcgtgatgtgacattttttttaccatatcgcccacccctaccctcAGGCTGCCCGCGGTGCCTCTGGAGGGGACGGTGCGCTACCGATTGGAGCTGGCAGAGAGGAGCGATGATCAGCAGCAGCCTGGTTCTGGAGAGAAGTGGACAGTCACCGAGACCCAGGACACGCCGCAAACCTGGACCTACTCGGACCTCTACCAGCGCAGGGTCTACCTGTTCAGGTACCGGCCCGTCACCGACGTCCTGGTGGGCCTGGCCAGCAAAGTCACCCAGTTCCAAACCAAAGGATTTTTTCACTAGCTATCGTTGCCGACAAAAGCATATTCTTCTGATTGCTCTGATTagtattatcattgttattatttgtaGTAATTATcgtagttactagttactagtagTTGTAGTTACTAGGTCCAGTATTAGTCCTATTAGTATTAGgtctattactattattattatgtggaaaaaatgtgtttttagtcATGGTTGCCTTAAGAATCTGTTGAGAAACCTCAAATAGTGTAAGGCTGATATAATGTGAATATATCACAGCAACCACACTGCATAGAGTTGGCCACCGTGAGCCAACTAACTTTCATACTTGGTTACAACACAGCCCTCGTTGCGTTCCCATCTGGCCTGAGCCTGAGAATTTTAAATGGTGGTGCTGATTAGATAGGAAAAGTACAGGAGCGAATTCTTGAATGAATCCTTGCCCAGGGTGCCAGTGGACGCAATGTGATAGGCAAAACTGCCTGCTGCATGCATATGGGTCGGTTAAGGTTTAGGCATGCCAATGAAATTCTGTAAAACTTGCTAAAAATGATAGATTGAGAGAAATTTATGCAAAAGAAACCCATGTGCACAATCCCAAATGTAAATAtctaaaagaatatatatataaaatctgATATGATTATGAAATTAATTTTAATAATTTAAAACAGTTCTGGCTGGCTAAACATTCTCTTACACACATCCTCTAAACCTACTGTATAAAGTACAACAGCTTGTTGTGATCTTACACCTAACCACTAGATGCCAGTACACATACTGATCTTCATACAAGACTTAAAATTTGAGTTTATTCATTAAAAGCTCTTCAACTTATCGTCATAACAATTCTGGGCTTGTTCGTGGCTTATGTTATTACTTTGCCTTCACAAATGCCCTTGTGCCCTTACAAGTTCTCATTAGTTGAAgtgatttattgtttttttattactttatttctcATTGTCTGGTGTCTTTAAGCTGTGTTAACATTACTGAtaaaaaatcataatcatcaaACAATCCCCAACAAACAGCATGTTGTGATATCGACGTCAAATGGCCCAGAGTGTTGTTCTGCTCTCTGTAATCATACATCCATTTACTGTAACAGAGTTCCTGCTCAGCTTTTCACTTCTGCTTGTTAGGCTCCGCACTTCTGCCTGACATTCGCTAATGATATGACCCTTTGTTTCATTCTTTTGACCATCGCcggcaaggctggactgggggagaaatatggcccaggcacttttgactAAAGGGTCGCCACATTATTAGCGGTGGAGAACTGAATCACCGTCGGGCCCCGcaatccttgtgggcccctattttcagaaatgtaaaaaaaaaactttttttttcatttctgaaaataagggtccagaagggtgcagggtccaccgggaaatgcccagtatgccaaatggccagtccagccctgatcgcCGGCCTCTCACCTCTAGTccgcacagaaaatgctgagacTTCATGTAGTTGCCTATATATCTTTAATTCTTCAAAACAGAATTTAAAAACAGCCTGTTTTATTTTGACTGGCCACATACTAAAAAGACATGTACCGACAGACATGCTATGTACAGTGTATTATTTTATCTTGCAATATTGTGTTTTTGGAATGACTGGAGGTTGCAGGTTTTCAAGGTTACAGATTTTCCATTTCAGTCATATTCCATTTCACTTTATTACAGTGGTAGTACAATATTTTACATATATTAATAGTACACTAAGTTAAAAACATTCTTGTGTGTCACCATTGAGAATTGTTCAGTAATAAAAGTAAAAATGAGATTGTCATCCTGCAGTTTAACCCTTTGATATTTCACACAGAAACACTTTTCATGTGTTGATGTGTATTGACAGGCAAAGCAGACATAACAGCATTGTTACTGTATAAGTCACTgacactgccacttactgtaagtGGAACACAAACACCACCTGTTGTCATTCTTTCTTATTTCTTTtgttcagattttcaaataaaattTCAAAACGCCCACAGATGTTTCACTTTCCTTTGTCGTGTCATTTTCATTCGATGGAAAGTATGAAATGTTTAACCAAAACATATTTTTGTTCATTTGAGCTCTGCCTTTCATTGCGTCATttcaaagatttaaaaaaaaacatctggttGCAGCACAGACCACAAGTGTGGTAGACAAGCCAAGCAGCTGGTGCTGGAAAGGAACCCATTTGCACTGTGCAAAATCATGAGAGGGTCTTGTTTGCAAACGTGCAAAATTGCTTCTGACAGGATTACAGATGCACCCGTCAATGTGCTCTTCCATTGGGGTAGCATGTAAACTGAGGCCTTGTTACAATGTTGATGTAGGCAGCCCAGCACAAAAGAATACCTAttgccccacacacatacacagacaaacccaTAAGATATTACCATTGCTACATAACTCTACAAGAATTCTTAATTCACATTTGCTATTTTTAATATATACACGTCAGATTATTAAGTTCATAAGGTTAAGATCACATAATTGTCCTTGTGTTGTTAGCTCCAGTTATTTAGGTGTAACGACACCCCTGATTCACTATGTGTCCTGGATCCAAACAACTGAGCACCAAGGAAGGTCAATCATCCAACAGCTTTGATATTTGATGAACTAAAGGATTTAAGTGTACTGTCATTTGTCCTTCACAGTATGTGTCCTGCATATCATCAGAATCTCCAAACAAGTCCTTGTCATAGAGTGGCGGCACACACAGACTAGTACATAGACCCTTGTGATGGCATGATTACCATTCTGGTGCGCTGAGACTCCACGCTGGCTTGTGGCAGCGTCATTTTCTTAGCCATCACTTTAAGGTGTTTTCTAAACTTTACTCCAACAAAGGCGTAGAACACAGGATTGAGGCAACAGTGCGAGTAGGCTATTAGTCGGCAAACATAGTAGGCATAATCCAGGTTTATGTTCACATTGCACTCATTGAAAGGGTAACGATGTGCAAAGGTCTTGAGGAACACCACTATATTGTGTGGTGCCCACCCcagcacaaacacaaccacaatgacaaaaatcaatttcACTGTCCGAATTCTCTTACTTGTTGGTGACTTCAGGACGGTCTTTAATATTTTGGAGTAACAGAAACACATAATTCCAAAGGCAAGGAAGAAAAATACATTTTGTTGATATGCCGCAGCATGTCTCCAATTAATGTCGTCATACTGGCAGTGAACCACATTGTAATGCACCTGTACCTTGTTACGTAATGTTGCCGGCATTGCTGCAGCAAAGCTGACGACCCAAATGCAGACTGACAAACTCAGAGCGAAGCATGTGCGTTTCTCACCCCGGTCAGACAGAGGATACACCACCGCCCTGTACCTTTGCAGAGTCATTACAGTCAAGAACAACACGCTGCTGTAGAAGCCAGCGTAAAACACAAAATTGACAGCTTTGCAGGTGAAGTCTCCAAGCAACCACTGGCCCAAGTGATGATAATGTGCCCAGAAGGGTAATCCAAAGGTAAACATGAGGTCTGACAGAGCCAAGTTGAAGATGAAGCAGTTGGTGATGGACTTGAGGTTTTCATACTTGAGCAGGATCACAATCACCAGCAGGTTTCCAATGAGGCTGAGGACCATCACCACACAGAAGACCAGCGTAGTGGCTATGGCTCCAAATCTGATGACATCTCCCTTCTCACATGCATCACTCTTTATTTTTTCTGGATCATCATATTCAAAGGTTGTATTTTCTACCAGATTCATCCTAAAATACCATAAAAAGTGAATCAGTGTTTATACACAAGAAATACAAAGTCATTCCCGTTTGTCATTGTGACCACACAGCATacgacacatacacatacacattatgcACAAAACACCTTTCAATATTATGACTTTTGAATCTATTGATCTTAAGTATATCATTTATGAACCACTATAGTGTATACCTTTCGGAGTGGTAGGCCTCcttttaaaggtagagtatgtgggattgtggccagagtaggcctgCCCTACAGGTGTAACAGGGTGGTGTTAGATTAAATCAGGCTGAGACAGGCCTGTCAGTATACCTTTTAACTAAATCTGCCACACAAGTTCAACAAAAGACATACAGCTGTCACATCATGGCATTTATTtccagtctttcttttttataaaAGAGTCTTTTAAATGAGCTAAGTCACAAAGAGGACAGACAAttgctacggttacatgatgtttttaagtcggaTTTAATAGATCAGATtaaagtagatcggattaagagtgattttgcgacgtgtatacatggcaatttcacttaaatgcgattaaacgtctggggaaaataaagcattgcgattggactgaggacgcacgtgctgagtgagccaaataaggcgtgggggcgtggtcgccaaacctccggggaactactgggacacaagcttatcttcagcccgaaaatgaattccctcagtggactcaaggctggtaaaatcccctttgggtctggttctttcaaatgctagttagcaccctcctagcttagaaaaacgaactggtgaaagggtgatgtggagtaactttgttgtgcttaattacttcgtggggcacttttacatcaatatatggaagccacaacatttatagtcgcttagggactttaaattaagcaaaactttcatgtgaaaatcaacaggaagtgccgccatctttttctcactgacaaagagcacgggctcttggcgccatcatgtggtcaacgagcatgcgtggaacgaccggatttattgtaattctgattaaaaggttacatgacagaggaacgtgtttaatcggatttaaaagaggaataaaccacccactttaatcggacttaagtttaaatcggaataaacttaaatcctgttcggtaagtgtttacatgatgtttttaaagtggaattaagttttaatgagatttaaagtgagttaaatcggatttaaatgcctcatgtaaacgtaccaattaATAGGACAAAACAATTGACTTTGAGGCTAGGCCCATACACTGTACAAAAACTGGAATTAGGCTGAGAATTATACAACCAAATGACAGGTAGCACCAACAAGGTGAGTCAGATCCAACGAAAATCAAACAAGTAATACAAAACACTACAAACAACATTCAAAGACAATAAATGCCAGTAacacacaaaatcaaaacaaagaAAATCACAGCGCACAATTGCTAGTGAAagcgtgaagtgaaagcccaactgggaaactccaactcccattgtcattgtgacaaagcactccacagcacacaagtgcagactgtacacaacaaaattgcatttatgcctcacccatgcaagggagcagcccccaatggcgcccctaggtaacagtgcggcgggacggtaggctaccatgctctgggtacctcagtcatggaggaggatgggggagagcaccggtttattactctccccaccaccctggcgggtcaggagtcgaaccggcaacctttgggctacaagtctgatgccctaaccgcttacccatgtctGCCTGTAGTATAAGCCCTGATTGACTAGTAGGGGCGAAATTCACCATGGATAAGTAAACCAGCTTGTCAGGCACTAGCATCACAGAAACaggtgttgtaggcctacaagttCTAGACCACACTACGGTAGTTTCAATGTACGACCGAAATAAGCAGTAGCCTGTGggcagggttggggggggggggggggattatgcTTCCCATTACAGTTATTATTGTGTCCATTACCAAGGCCATACAGCTGACAGCTGGAGGTGAAATGTCATCAATTATCTCTGAGGGAAAATTAATAAAGCTCTGTAATACACATGCATTTACAGCCAAATGAACAGCCCAGGATCCTGGCCCTCGACTATACTAGACTTGAAAACATAAATGCCATTTCACAAAAGCAACAAGGGAAAATAGTTGGAGGCAGTTGATTTTTTTAAACGCTCTCACTCTAAATACCTATACTATATTGTATCAACGATTCAAATGATGCTCAGGCAGATACAAATATTACAATTCTTTTGTGATTATTTTGTACTcccaaatcaatcaatcattctTTTTTCACAAGGGCATACTCATTGTTAAAAACCCTTATTTATATGTTAGGCTACTTATTTGAATTCAAAGGCAACAAAATCATTGTCTCTTACCTGATCTCAGGGATCCACTGAATGTAAATCTGATTTATTTTCTCACTGCTCTCTTGTTTTCTGTTTGACTTCACTCTTCGCCCTTCCCCtatattactctgtgtgtgtgtgtgtgtgtgtgtgtgacgtcacaAATTCCTCTTACCTGaaaccactctctctttctctctcgccttaGTTCAGttagtgactctctctctctctctctctctctctctctctttctctctctctctctctcatatttattTGCCATATTTTTGGGACTGTATGGTATGCTTTTTTAGCTTTGTTAAATAATAGGTACGTATGAATAATGTTGTTGATGACGTCAGATGGTAAGCATTTTCCACTATCTGTATTctcccctacaaaggcaaagtgcagtaactacgcccacattgaaactgagaaaaagaccttcaaagtaggttggatattgtagtttgcAAATTTGGCATGGCAGTATGTCTAAAACAGGATCCatgtggaccataaggctttgtcacaacatAAAGGTTTAATGAAGACAAATTTAAGACTAAACTCAAATTAGACCAAATATGTAGTTCGGcctactacactttgcctttgccTAATTAAAGCCATGTACTATGTAACACAGTTCCGCTGAGGTTTTCAGTTCTGCTTGTTATCGCCTCTTCACTTCTGCCTGACATTCAATAgttttattttactgtccacTGCCAGGTGTGGATACGTAGGGCCTAACCAAAGAGTCTCAGATCAACTGTCTTTTGCCAAATGTTTTTACCTATTTTCATTCAATTGAATAAATGGAGGCTGATTCCAACAATGCCAAATATGCCATAGGCCAGGAtttccaaccttttccaacttgggacccACTTGAAAGTCTCATAACTGTTCATAACTGTTCAtgacccacctctgacccaataaacataAATAGTCAACAGGCAACAAGGTGTTGCAACCAGTGGCGGACTTAAGGGGGATTCacacttgtcgtgactggcgctaccctccttcatacttcactcgcgacctcactcgcgccgtcacgtgacccaaaatgacgtcacacgccgtggcgcgagctgccttgtcgcgacgtcgtgcacctcacattttttgtaacttgtcgtgcgccaccagcaaccacgcaggtaggcagacaaagcaggagttgcgaagagaggctataactactgtaggctactacagaatggatcctgtatcattttgaggataataaaatgtcatagagagttattttatcttctctcttaaatgttgttcagtgaaacaattgtttactttgttcagaagcacgttgtgttcggcgatctatttataaattctgccaccagaacaatgctctcacatggtcttggaatgatctggcaatgtaggctacaacaaaaaatatatgtttcaatgtggtaagtcacaagtcagacgttcagtagccctacagcagccgtgtttggctttctattttatacatccatagaactcacgctgcgagttgcgaaaaatactgccgtttctctcatgaacagcagagggcacttccgacaatgcgagcgaaagcgcttttgaagtatgaatagtctgtcgcaagtgatgacgtcattaatggttctcgcgccactcgcgacaaagtgcgcacgtgaagtatgcagagccctttagccttttgggggcctaaggcgaatttagcaaggacagctttggctggaaacCAAGACGATgtcgggatgcgccgccgtctgtctgggccgggatgcgccgccgtctgtctggaccgggatgcgccgccgtctgtctggaccgggatgcgccgttTAGGGTTCGCCGGGGGTTCACCGTATCGTCGGGGGTTCGCCGGGGGTTCGCAGCGCCGTCGGGGGTTCGCAGCAGCAGGgccgggcagagcagagcagagcagagcagagcagcaaggcAGACTTGGCAGCAGCACCGCCGACAGGGGATCCTCTTCCGGTGtgctctcctcctcatctgcacAAAGACTGGCCTTTTTATACCCCTTTGTACAGGTGGGGGCGGTTAGACACATTAGCGTGTGATTGGACAATTCCAGCATGCAGGCATAGCCCTGATAATTGTCTATTACTTCGTGCACAGACTAAAGGGTGTCTAATTAGTCCCAGTCACAGCTCACAGGAAGCTGCGCCCATATATGGGCATCCTCAATTAGTGGCCAGAGTGGGGAGAGGCATTTTGTGAACTCTGGTGGAAAGCCAAGTCCAGGTGCTCATTAATTTACTTGGGCAAATCATTAGTAAAAATCCACTGCAAGCAGGTTAGATAAAAACTTAAAATGCACTGCAAACACGTTTGGTAAAACCACTAAACACTAAGTTAAAAACACTCACTCAGTTAAAAAAAAGCACACgggttaaaaacactgcaaaaaattagtaactgtggcacactgtaaaaaatggccCAAACTTCATAACGTAGCACAGAACTTGGCCTGGTCCACTTGTGACATACGCCCcagattaagagtgacatttacttacgaccaaTTGCTTCTAatatctgcagtcgccagttgttacggcccaagatagtctGTTACACCGGTAGATTACTTTTAACCACAACGCCAGATCATCTTCAAGAACAACACTTTCTTCTTGATGATGGTAAACAGAATCAGGACTGGTAGGCCTACTCACCAGTCACCAcgtcctcctctcccaccacttCATTTTTGGAATTAGTAATCCGCTCGTCATCTTTATGGACTGTTTTGTCAGCGCGTCATCCACAACATTCGGGATAACCGGTGTTGACACATTAAAAAGGCTTGTCAGCTTCGGaagtgcatttgtctttgattaagcctcttccctttccctccgtttggtaacactacTAGGATAGGCCTATTGGCGCTTCATTTTGATAATTTCACAACTTCACAACCGACTTGCCGTGAACTTCCTCCTCTCGCAAAACACGTTCGCGATGCCACATGCTGCACAATTATGCGCGCgcaggcagcacagcacaacaaaacCACACTGCATTCTGATTTCATTGCAATTGGCAATGCACTTATTTGCACTGCGCCGACTTGCACAAGTGTGtcatcgtgaatgttgttttgagtatttcgtctcgcgcacatggcatagaGGGACTATACCATTTTCACGCGTAAGTTAGGGGGTGTGCATGTAATGTATATTTATTTGTGCTTTATTATGATGCTTGTTTCGTTTCTGATGTacaaaaatgaatatttatgaatGCAATatctgtgaattactgtccaaagggcccCAATTACCAGCTGTAGGCCTCTGGGAAGTTCGCAGCTAGTCTGGGGGGCCCTAAATTTgggggggcctaaggcggttgcctaagTACGCCTCTATTGTAAGACCGCCACTGGTTCCAACATTCAGGCTATCCCTTCTCTTTGAAAGACACACTCAGCAATGCATaacagacttgtacgaaattccgaatggaaagaatttcaattcaaagtaatgccataatacgaacactaggtggtggtgttctatgtactttcaatgggtggtgtagattaaattattttgaattgaaattctttccattcggaatttcgtacaattCTGATGCATAGCATAATAAAGGAGATCATTttcacacatgtaggcctacgcaaggggtgtaaataataatgaaaatgtatCCATATATCaagatataatctgacgattgaatcaaatcacatcgtatcgtggggcattcttaagtaggcctatctaaaataatcgaatcgctggcccctgcccaattccCCAGCtcaataacataatagaagtggaaaatattgaaaaaaaaaattgtattgtaAATCTAATTGTAttgcatcgtatcatggggcattcttaagtaacGAGAATAATCGAAtagcatcgcatcgaataataagatatcaatattgaatcgtatcgtcatggagactgtgatttacacccctgatGTACGCACACAAATAATATATTTCTGGAAAATGGCTTTGCAGCCTATCAATAGACCTAGGCCCACAGATTTGGAATCACTGCATTAGTGCAGCCTAAGGCCTATCTACTATGGCAAAACCATCTTCCCTATACAGTACTTATAACTAAGCCTACCATTTGGCTACCTGCCATAGAAGGATCCCCATGACAGGTTGACAGCGAATCAgacataacaacattgatatgagtCATTGACACTATGTGACCTTACTGTAAATGAACAGCACACGTTTCTTTGTTCAAATTTCGAATAAAAAAAGGTCAAAACACACCCACAGATTTTCGCTTTTTGACATATCATTTTCGCTGTATGGAAAGGCTCGTGTTTAaccaaaacatttatttttcagtTCAGGTGAGTACGGCCCACCTCACCTCTCTGCCCATCCTGCtctatgactgaagtaccctgagcatggcaccgtccctcCACAcggctccctttcgggcgccattgggggctgcccccttgcatgaggctggcataaatgcaatttcgttatgtgctgtagagtgctgtgtcacaatgacaatggaattTGCAGTTTCCCTgtttggctttcactttcaggcTTTCTCCTCCTTGAAGACATACAAAAGGCCTATCAGAAGTCTATCGAAAAGGGCACTCTTTTAGTGGAGTAGTACATAGTACATAGTATATAGTACATAGACCAGGGGTCAGCAATTAAGTTTGGAAGCGGGCCAATTTttttcagacatgcacacagcaaCAAAATACTTGTCAGGTCACTCACCGAGCAGCAGAGGGTTACCAGTGTGGCCGTTAAAGCAGCATGGGTTCTTACCCGTCACAACAAACCATTTAGGCAGGTTATGGACGCAGAGGTTTTTAAGGAAGTGATGGTGGCTGCTttggaggagctggttgataaGTCAATGGATGGAGTGATAGCCTCAGTGAAACAAATGCCGTTCTCAGCTTCCCGACGCATACGCAGGGATTCTTAAACATAGTGCCGCGTCCCAAAGCCGCGCTCACAACCTCCAGGCCCGCAGTCAACTTGCAGTTGCGCATCATTGGGTCGCGGGACCGCTAGTTATCAAATAGAAtatgcgtcttttccctcaaacgcaactctgtcataacgcaatgaccacacctcatgtttttgttgttggggggagattcattaagaacaagacagtaacacagcctatggtaacaccctttgcagtgggctatttgaaaagagagaaatgacggttcccagctgatttggcgacgtcttctgtgtcctaatatcctcacgttttagtAGTTAGAAATAGGTGTTCAGCGGTTAGGCTACTCAAAATAGTTCAAGTTACTGAATCTGTATCCCTTGTACTTGTCTAAGTGCCCCAACATGGCAATCCTTCCACAAATTTTGCGTGATACTGGAAAGTTTTCTGTCTGGCTCTGGAATTTCTGTTGTTCCCGCACTGCGTTTCCACATGCAGCCTATAGAAAAGCGTCTTGAATTTACGAACAGCAGATTCATTACTAAGCCCAAGTCAAGAGCTGCcacgcaaactttgagctgtcagagaggaTTGTGCAATGAACGGCCTTTTGACTTTTTGACGCTTCGTGGAATTAACAGAATCGAAAGTGTCTCGCCGTGGTGTGGGTTAGCCTATTTCggctttcacttctttctttattatttattttaattaggCAATTTCACATTTGAGCAGACATTGAATCTTGTTCATTTAAAGAAACCTAGACTATTTTTTACCTTGCCCATtggaggagggagacaggacACTTTTTTGCACAAGATTACGCGCACTGACGCCAATACCTTTCCAACCTGTGCCATATTACGGTAGTCgggatccctcagggtttttgtgtcagtttcgtccacttctaatgctattagccattcccttaatatggctggtttagacagtggcagtcggtgaaaacggtcggggttccagcttttcattttacggccacagccggtgtaagaaccgcggaccatgtttagcctacctagccacctgattgagtagtcTGCATCCgtgtcagactagagagttgcaacagtgagacacctctgaaaacactggccagtgaaagactgcgTGGTCCGattatcttctctgtgcctcggtttgattgacgagacctttgt
This is a stretch of genomic DNA from Engraulis encrasicolus isolate BLACKSEA-1 chromosome 6, IST_EnEncr_1.0, whole genome shotgun sequence. It encodes these proteins:
- the LOC134450285 gene encoding chemokine XC receptor 1-like gives rise to the protein MNLVENTTFEYDDPEKIKSDACEKGDVIRFGAIATTLVFCVVMVLSLIGNLLVIVILLKYENLKSITNCFIFNLALSDLMFTFGLPFWAHYHHLGQWLLGDFTCKAVNFVFYAGFYSSVLFLTVMTLQRYRAVVYPLSDRGEKRTCFALSLSVCIWVVSFAAAMPATLRNKVQVHYNVVHCQYDDINWRHAAAYQQNVFFFLAFGIMCFCYSKILKTVLKSPTSKRIRTVKLIFVIVVVFVLGWAPHNIVVFLKTFAHRYPFNECNVNINLDYAYYVCRLIAYSHCCLNPVFYAFVGVKFRKHLKVMAKKMTLPQASVESQRTRMVIMPSQGSMY